A stretch of Pangasianodon hypophthalmus isolate fPanHyp1 chromosome 9, fPanHyp1.pri, whole genome shotgun sequence DNA encodes these proteins:
- the LOC113530033 gene encoding uncharacterized protein LOC113530033, whose translation MRQFVTLLRLFWNADFFIRALLGVFFFLPVFLLRFCAIMLRQMLLNSTAAAARDLDAISQTHAPAPLDVSHAPVSVSALLKPAGRGGAGGGALREGELSKPDLTTYVVMCIVLFLLVLLIVVFINCQLRNSFFASTPYDRSLREARTSYK comes from the coding sequence ATGCGTCAATTTGTAACTTTGCTGCGTCTGTTTTGGAACGCGGATTTCTTCATTAGAGCCttactgggtgtttttttttttctccccgtTTTTCTTCTTCGTTTTTGCGCGATCATGCTCCGGCAAATGCTCTTGAACTCGACGGCGGCGGCGGCGCGGGACTTGGACGCTATAAGCCAGACGCACGCGCCGGCTCCTCTGGACGTCTCGCACGCGCCCGTGAGTGTGTCGGCGCTGCTGAAGCCCGCGGGTCGCGGAGGCGCCGGCGGGGGCGCGCTGCGTGAGGGCGAGCTCAGTAAACCGGACCTGACGACCTACGTGGTCATGTGCATAGTACTCTTCCTCCTCGTGCTGCTGATTGTGGTCTTCATCAACTGCCAGCTGCGCAACTCGTTCTTCGCCTCCACGCCATATGACCGCTCTCTGCGCGAGGCCCGAACCTCGTATAAGTGA